CTCAAACACGCGGAACAAGAGGCGCGCGCGCAGCTCAGCACGCGGGTTTGGCCATGCAGCGCGAGGCATCGCAGCACCGCTGCACGCTGAACGCACGGTAACACGCATAGCACGTGAGGCACGCGCAGCACGCGAATGTCCCCAAGTGGAAGAgatggaagaagaaaacacaaagaggaagaagaggaagaagaggaagaagaagaagaagaagaagaagaagaagaagaagaagaagaagatgatgatgatgaccacAGCGACTCTGCCGAGGAAGACGAATGGTCATCCGGGCGGTGTGCGTCAGAAGACGAAGAGACAAACACGACGCCGGACGGAGAAAAAGACTGCCACGGAGAAAGAGGGCGCGATGCCCGCGCACGACGCCGCGGGAGAAGAGGACTACGACGCCACTGACAACCGGTGACCGAACGAGGACAAGAACGAGGAGAAGAcatggcagcagcagcccaAGAGGGTGTACGgcaaagggaagaagaagaagaacaaaaaagaacaagaagaagaagaagaagaaaagaagaagaagaagaagaagaacaacaacaacaacaacaacaacaacaacaagacaaagaGCAAAAAGGGCCAGAGAGGAGCAGGACgaggagcaggatgagcaggacgaggaggagaGCGAAAGGTTCGTGTCCAAAAACGGTGAAATAGAATGGTCCTCGACGACGTATCATCCCCGACGCCCTCGACCTCGCCGCCACGCCGCCGAAtacgaagaggaggaagaggaccaaCAACTGGACGATGAACGACAACAACATGACCAAGACGGCGACGACGAGGAGCAACAACAGGCTCCAGAGAGCCCCGGACCCACCGAGTACGCGACCACACGCGTCCGAGACATACTCTCCACGTTCGACCTGTTGGTCACGCGGCGCATACTAGAGATCGCGGTGACCGCCACGAACCTCGAGGGCCCCAGGAAATGCGGCAACGACTGGAAAATGACGGACGCGACGGAGCTGCGCGGCTACCTCGGGCTGCTGCTCCTCGCCGGAGTGTACAGGTCCCGAAACGAGGCCCTGGAGAGCCTGTGGCACGAGGAGAGCGGCAGGGCCATTTTCCGCGCCACAATGTCGCTGAAGCGATTCCACGCGCTCTCGCGACTGCTGCGATTCGACGACCGCGAGACGAGAGGCGCCAGACGAGCCTCGGACAAACTGGCGGCCATAACGAGGCGGTGGGACGCCTGCGCGGCGCGTCTGGCCTCCGCCTCTACAACCCGGCCCCGACGTGACTGTGGACGAGCAGCTGGTTCCCTTCGAGGTGAGTGTCGTCGCCGGTCTGGGAACTCGCTAGCCATCGGCGGCGGGGCTCAACTGAAGGCCGCCGGGGAtggataaacagcagcagcagcagcagcagcagcagcagcggcgggtTGTCTTTCACAGTGTGGTCGGATAGAGTGGTCGGATAGCTTGCAGCGCAGCCCTCCCACGGACGCTGTACTGCTACATAATGTGCGTGCGTGGccacctgaccagagtttggtttctccgccgctgctgctgctgctgctgctgtttatccagCCGGGCGCTGCTGCTCAAAAGCCCTCCAAACGGACGGGAGTTGCCCGACTCGACCCTGTGGCGTACGCCCCGTAGTTTACAAAGCttatgtgtgttgtggtgtgtgtatagCGTATACGCACggatgttttaatattttattgttcttttggtatccttgtttatttttatctctttctgcttctcattTCGTCTTTGCACTCTGGTTCCTCTCCCGCCGAGtcctttcccttcctccttctcattCTCCGTTTTTGACGACACCGGCACATCGACACAAGCGTCGGCTCCTTCCGCCAGTACATGCCCAGCAAGCCCGCCAGGTACGGACTCAAGTCGGGTGGCCTGCGACGCCGGCTCCAGCTACGCGTGGAACATGCAGGTCTACACGGGCAAGTCTGTGAGCCGGAGCCCGAGAGGAATCAGGATACTGGTGATGGACCTGACCGCGGGCCTGCGGGACTCCGCCAACGTCACATGTGACAACTTTTTCACCTCCTACGAGCTGGCCCGCGGCTCCTCCACGAGGCGCCACCGTGGTGGGCACGAGCGCCAAAAACAAGCCCGAAGCTGTCGAGCTTTGCTCGACACCAAGGGCCGCG
The genomic region above belongs to Perca fluviatilis chromosome 24, GENO_Pfluv_1.0, whole genome shotgun sequence and contains:
- the LOC120554009 gene encoding uncharacterized protein LOC120554009, which produces MMMMTTATLPRKTNGHPGGVRQKTKRQTRRRTEKKTATEKEGAMPAHDAAGEEDYDATDNRQRAKRAREEQDEEQDEQDEEESERFVSKNGEIEWSSTTYHPRRPRPRRHAAEYEEEEEDQQLDDERQQHDQDGDDEEQQQAPESPGPTEYATTRVRDILSTFDLLVTRRILEIAVTATNLEGPRKCGNDWKMTDATELRGYLGLLLLAGVYRSRNEALESLWHEESGRAIFRATMSLKRFHALSRLLRFDDRETRGARRASDKLAAITRRWDACAARLASASTTRPRRDCGRAAGSLRGECRRRSGNSLAIGGGAQLKAAGDG